The DNA window AGTATGGAAGTTCATTCTGAGACAACACAGATGAtggccttctttttttttcccccacccctATTTTGTTTTGGCGCAGTGGTGTATGCtacgtttcctttttttttttttttttatttagaatGTTGCTTGTccgttttgccattttgccattcgTCCATTATTCCATTCTTCTTCctgttgaattttttttttttttttgtcaacccCTTGGAAGACTCGTTCTGGTGAACTGAAGAAAACTCAGGGAGACAATCTCCAGGGGGTGTGCTCACGAGGGGGACGTTGTCTGGttagcaggaaaaaaaaaaagtaattaatCTACAACTGGGGATGTCAGAAGCAGCCGTGTGGGGACACAATTGTAGAAGACTCGCACACGTATATAGCTACCAGAACGGGCGTATTTCCCCGCACCGCCATGCGGGGGAAGTACGCTCTGCTGAGGAAAATCCTCAACAAGAGCCACGATATTTTGTCAGGCGTCTCTTCCGAGTCCGGTGCGGAAGGCTTACTCTTCTCTTCGGAGGAGGAGAATCTGGGGACCAAAGAAACTATGGGAGTTCTCTTTACGAAGTATCGTCCTGTAATTCGAGCAGTGGGGGAGATACGAACCGTGCGCCATTGCGCATGTTCCGGGTACTTCATAAGCAGTATATGATAATTTGGAcgcaaatattattaaaggTATGATCGTGGTTGCAGCAGCAATTGGAACAATATTCGTCGTTTTCTTCTGCAATGGAGTAATTACTCATGATGAAGGATAGGACTAATATGTTAGGAGctataattcatttttatcctttGGAGGTATAGTTTTGAGCTGGAAATGTGTTCACATATTTCGTATGTTCCATATAGTCTTTTGGAGTAGAATCGGGTATTAAACCAaggaataggaaaaaaaaaagaggaggatggggaaaaaattgagcatAGTTGGTACGAAGATTATGAGGAGGAGTCATCAATGTATAGATGTGGGGGAACGTTTTCATATTCAGGAACGGGTGGGTTACATGTGAATTATCACTTTGATCAGGGGGATTCATATTGTTAACTGTGAGCATAGGTGGGAACCTTTGTAGAAGTCAATGTAGTAGGAGATAGTGTAAAGAACTGTTGTTATCttaaataatgaagaaaaagaaatgatggGAGAACAGAGGAATTGTGCAACACATTATgtaattagaaaaaatttgtctATATGTGTGTTACATTTGAGAGTATAAAAGAAGTAATAGATTATgggaataattaaaatattaaatataattcgaCAACGTAAATTACGTGGATCGTCTGAAGTTGGGGATATTATTTGAATATAAATAACGTTAAacagcttaaaaaaatgttgtaaaattatattatgaaagaaaaaatgttattgtGATATACGAAAGCCTACGATTTAATGACAAAAGGTTTAATCGAataaggagaaaattataaaaatacattataaataatgtaaGGGGATGTTATAATACAAATTTGTTAGTGCACTTGAAGCCTTGAACGATAATATGatgtttaatataattacCTAAGATCAACTGAATGTATATTTATGACAAACATGAAATAGTGTGCAATTCGCgagcatatataatttatgtatacGGTTTTTATACACGATACGTGTGAATTATATAtgagtagtttttttttgtgtattcatTACTCTTGTTTAGTTTTGAtctaataatatatcataattGAAATTAAATATgagtgattaaaaaaaatttttttttttttgttcttttttttctttcctgaaaaattttgttgtttgATTCTCATATCTTTTCCACATAATAGGTATGTGTACGATATCATCTTACCGTTTTGCTCTTTCAAAGGTGTTGTAATAAACTATCCACATataattctttatatttCATGTTATCTTCCATTTCGCACTTTTCTATTACTAATGCCAGGATAAGCATCCATAATTTTGCTATGAACTGTTTTTCTTATAGAATTCTTGATATAGTGGTTGCTTCTCTAGTATTTCCATCTTTGTCCAAGAAACACGTTCGTTcgccttttccatttctaaTTCTTTTGGTACTTCCAATTCGTTCTGTTGTTCGTCTAGTTATAATTCGTTTTGTTGTTGCTGTGCTAATTTGTCTGATTCCTGTTCTAATTTGTCCGCTTCTACTACTTCCTCTTTCTCTATATTTTCCAACAAACACCTAaaccaattttttccactgaTCGTATCCATACGTGCATGTTGCTTCGCTACCCATTGTATCCACGAATAGTTCTTCCGTTCTAGGAATGGCATACATGGAATATCATTCTTTTCATGGAATTCGCTATGATTGGCTGGACTCTGCTCAGATTCTGCGACCTTCTGTATATATTCTTGCTGTTCCTGTTTCCATTCGCTTTTTAAGGTATGGAACCACAGTTCGTTTTTGCACACTTCCAACACccctttatttctttcaatCCAATGGACCCAGTTGGCGGAGTTTGCGCTCCAGTTTGTCCGGTGTGCGTCCCATAAAAGAGgctattatttttctacttCCTCAGGGTTTATGGTTCCCCCATTCGTGCTTCTGGAATCGGTTGACACATGGTTCTGTGTCAGTTCTAGACCACGTACTTCTTCGTCTTGCGTGCATTTCTCCTGCTCGAATTCGTCCGTTCTTCCGTCTTGCACACGTTCGTCCTTCATGAGCTCCTGTTCATCATTTGGGAACGCCTGTTTGCCGTCCATCGACTCCTGCTGGTTCTCCATAGACTCACGTTCTCCCTGCATAAACTCGTGTTGCGTGAACTCCTGCGCGAATTCCTGTACGAGGATTTGGATAAAATCGTTTTTGTGCAATTCCCAGATACCGTGTTGACTTTCGTCCACGAATTCCAAGTAGATATCAATAATGGTCTTGCGGTGGACGGTCCCTTTGGAACCGGctcctctgcttcttctttccttgGGCGTAGATCTGGGTGGTCGCTTCCTCGTCATGGTGTACCCATGGGACGTGTCCGGGGTGGGTGGGACAGCCTGTTCGTCGTGTTGTATGTGTTCGATGATGTTTTCTTCCAAGGGAGGAGCGATGGTTacgtgtaattttttttatatcttctcCTGCGGCCGAATGCGAAGGCGAAATTCTGGAGTAAGGAAGGGAAAGGCGGAAGAACATGGATGATGAAGAATTGTGTGTGTGGGGAATGTTACAAGCATGATGATCATATGGGTGAGTGGTGTGTGTTATGTGTGGGGTGTCATGTGAATGGTGAGTGTAGCATGCTCATGGAAGTTGTGCAGTATGTAGTGTGTATGCTGTATGTGAGGTGTACCATGTGTGGTGTGCATGGGATGCGACTCCCCGTGTTGTGTGTTGTCCCTTACCTTCCAAAGGAGGAAACCGAGGAGGACGGTGCCGATCAAGACAGGGATGGGGGGGATGTAGGGGATGAGGGGGTTGCCCCCCTTCGGTGGTGATGGAAGTGGAGTGATTGGCGTGGTGTTAGGCGTTCTTGAAACGTCTTATACGGTTGGTGGCTTTGAATCTGTTCCTTTGTTGTCGACTGTTGCTGTTGCCTCGGTTGTTTGTGTTCCTCCCGAACCTGTATCTCCTGCGGGGGAGAATTGAAGTACCTGGGTAACTTGTGATGTGGACCCCCTTCTTTGGATAGCATCTTGTCCTTGATTTTCTTGTATATGTGCAGGTTGAACgttgttcactttttcttgGCTATTGCCCACTGTTTGGGGAGCAGTCTTTGTACTAATTTGTGGCGTGGATGGTTCCTGGTGGCTATCACTACCTGTTGGTTTAATCTGTG is part of the Plasmodium cynomolgi strain B DNA, scaffold: 0016, whole genome shotgun sequence genome and encodes:
- a CDS encoding hypothetical protein (putative), producing the protein MASHIQHLDHIITMRYRFGRNTNNRGNSNSRQQRNRFKATNQNIIEHIQHDEQAVPPTPDTSHGYTMTRKRPPRSTPKERRSRGAGSKGTVHRKTIIDIYLEFVDESQHGIWELHKNDFIQILVQEFAQEFTQHEFMQGERESMENQQESMDGKQAFPNDEQELMKDERVQDGRTDEFEQEKCTQDEEVRGLELTQNHVSTDSRSTNGGTINPEEVEK